Proteins from a single region of Anaerolineae bacterium:
- a CDS encoding zinc-binding dehydrogenase, whose protein sequence is MVSTETVRAAVMPQPEVPIEVREFPRPTLEPGAVLLKTMYSEVCGTDVHLHHGRLAGVPYPIIPGHVNVGWVAETAGEVADVDGIPLRLGDVVTFLDVHETCGRCWYCLVAKASTRCPHRRVYGITYSANEGLLGGWSQAIYLKPGVKALHLPFNIPPERFIAAGCGLPTAVHAIERAQIQLGDSVVIQGSGPVGLTALVLAQLQGAGQVIVVGAPALRLEVARALGADEVIDITQCDVAARVERVRALTSGRGADVTIEATGNPAAVREGMQMTRDAGRLVVVGQYTDAGDLTINPHWDINRKHLEVRGCWGSDFSHLYRGLRVLARYGDRFPWERMITRAYALDEANQALADVEHLRVVKALIQP, encoded by the coding sequence ATGGTTAGCACCGAGACCGTCCGGGCTGCCGTCATGCCCCAACCAGAGGTACCCATCGAGGTTCGCGAGTTCCCGCGACCTACGCTAGAGCCAGGAGCTGTCCTGCTGAAGACGATGTACAGCGAGGTGTGCGGAACCGATGTGCATCTGCACCATGGCCGGCTGGCCGGCGTCCCCTATCCGATCATCCCTGGCCACGTCAATGTGGGATGGGTGGCTGAGACGGCCGGAGAAGTAGCGGATGTGGACGGCATCCCACTCCGGCTAGGTGACGTCGTCACCTTCCTGGACGTGCACGAGACTTGCGGCCGCTGTTGGTACTGCCTGGTAGCCAAGGCGAGCACCCGCTGCCCTCACCGTCGGGTGTATGGCATCACCTACAGCGCCAACGAGGGGCTGCTGGGCGGATGGTCACAGGCGATCTACTTGAAGCCAGGCGTCAAAGCGCTACACTTGCCTTTCAATATTCCACCCGAGCGGTTCATCGCTGCCGGCTGTGGGCTCCCCACCGCTGTTCACGCCATTGAGCGGGCTCAGATCCAGCTCGGTGACAGTGTGGTAATCCAGGGGAGTGGGCCAGTAGGGCTCACAGCACTGGTGCTAGCTCAGCTACAAGGGGCGGGACAGGTGATCGTGGTGGGCGCGCCGGCGCTGCGCTTGGAAGTGGCGCGCGCGTTGGGGGCTGATGAAGTGATAGATATCACCCAGTGCGACGTCGCTGCGCGCGTGGAGCGGGTGCGAGCGTTAACCAGTGGGCGCGGCGCCGACGTCACCATCGAGGCTACGGGCAATCCGGCGGCTGTGCGCGAGGGGATGCAGATGACCCGAGACGCCGGCCGGCTGGTAGTCGTGGGACAGTACACAGATGCGGGCGACCTCACTATCAATCCCCACTGGGACATCAACCGCAAGCATCTGGAGGTGCGCGGCTGTTGGGGCAGCGACTTCAGCCATCTCTATCGCGGCCTGCGCGTATTGGCACGTTATGGAGATCGCTTTCCCTGGGAGCGGATGATCACGCGCGCCTATGCATTGGACGAGGCCAACCAGGCGCTGGCCGACGTGGAGCACCTCAGGGTGGTGAAAGCGCTCATTCAACCGTGA
- a CDS encoding DUF4931 domain-containing protein, with the protein MPEIRQNIATKEWVIIATERARRPDQFLQHERELTESRPVWERDCPFCPGNEEPPPAEQMRMPTEGPWRVRVVLNKYPALSLEGERIRHFDGVHRWMSGVGRHEVIIESPRHNTCPALVAPEEVALALQAFQARGSVFAQDPRIEQIIYFKNHGPQAGTSLVHPHAQIVGLPVVPYHLRTRAEEARRYFDDTGNCVFCEMWRGELAVGKRVITENQHFVAFIPYAAFSPFHTWVVPRRHAPFFLEATPDETWALGHILREVLRRLYIGLRDPDYNYVIREAPLRDPGREYQHWYVTIIPHVTKAAGFEMGSGMFINTALPEESAAFLRGVDLTGEL; encoded by the coding sequence ATGCCCGAGATCCGACAGAACATCGCCACCAAGGAATGGGTGATCATCGCGACTGAACGAGCGCGACGACCAGATCAGTTTCTACAGCACGAACGCGAGCTCACCGAGTCAAGGCCTGTCTGGGAGCGGGATTGCCCCTTTTGCCCGGGCAACGAGGAGCCGCCGCCGGCAGAGCAGATGCGCATGCCTACCGAGGGGCCGTGGCGAGTGCGCGTGGTGCTTAACAAGTACCCGGCACTCAGCCTGGAAGGTGAGCGGATCCGGCACTTTGACGGCGTCCACCGCTGGATGTCAGGCGTGGGACGTCACGAGGTGATCATCGAATCCCCCCGGCATAACACGTGCCCAGCGCTGGTGGCTCCGGAGGAGGTGGCATTGGCCCTGCAGGCCTTTCAGGCCCGCGGCTCCGTCTTCGCCCAGGACCCTCGTATCGAGCAGATCATCTACTTCAAGAACCATGGGCCCCAGGCTGGCACATCCTTGGTGCATCCCCACGCCCAGATCGTGGGCTTGCCTGTCGTGCCGTATCACCTCCGCACCAGAGCCGAGGAGGCTCGCCGTTACTTTGACGACACGGGCAATTGCGTGTTCTGCGAGATGTGGCGTGGCGAGCTAGCCGTGGGCAAACGCGTAATCACCGAGAACCAGCACTTTGTCGCCTTCATCCCTTACGCGGCCTTCTCTCCCTTTCATACCTGGGTCGTCCCGCGGCGACATGCGCCTTTCTTCCTAGAAGCCACTCCAGACGAGACCTGGGCACTAGGGCATATTCTGCGTGAGGTGTTGCGCCGACTGTACATCGGGCTGCGCGATCCTGACTACAACTACGTGATCCGGGAGGCGCCACTGCGCGACCCTGGACGAGAGTACCAACACTGGTACGTCACCATCATCCCCCATGTGACCAAGGCAGCCGGCTTTGAAATGGGTAGCGGTATGTTCATCAATACCGCTCTACCAGAGGAAAGCGCAGCGTTTCTGCGCGGAGTTGACCTGACGGGAGAGCTTTGA
- a CDS encoding ATP-binding protein, with translation MTDRLGVVTDGAFNATLTVRLDPGVSTEKLRIGDFVIIEGSDHVFFSTIADIQLRTTDAGIASQPPAGTSSFIARALAGTATYATVQVKPMLMIDKPQGAFVDITVHPQPVRTIPMHFAILRQAGELDFRDVFGEDHGHLFAMGYPLTMDIPVCLDLRRLMERSNGVFGQSGTGKSFLVRLLLCGIIDRQVGVNLVFDMHDEYAFGKQSEEGVWVRGLKELFGSRVLVYSLDERAARRQGHRADVILKIGLNQIEPEDILLLAEALNLRGTAEATIGLLQDHYGDRWFPALLDMSSEELNAFCEESGAHPASLASLQRQLKLIGRRPYIVPEAQFAYIDDMVAALDHKRHVILHFGANRTTLDHILVANIVTRRVRHLYQQKVERYEETRNAADRPQPLMITLEEAHLFLNPSVARQTIFGTIARELRKYYVTLMVVDQRPSGIDPEVLSQLGTRITGKMTEERDIEAVLTGVANRSVLRSALESLDTRQQILMMGHAVPMPIVLRTRRYDDAFYRSLRSVAEPGPEPVDELERMALARARVQQDISDLFGD, from the coding sequence ATGACAGATCGGCTGGGCGTCGTGACCGACGGTGCGTTCAACGCCACCCTTACGGTACGGCTCGATCCGGGCGTCTCCACCGAAAAGCTGCGCATCGGCGATTTCGTCATCATCGAAGGGAGCGATCACGTCTTCTTTAGCACCATCGCTGACATCCAGTTGCGCACGACCGACGCTGGCATCGCCAGCCAGCCGCCGGCTGGGACATCCTCATTCATCGCTCGCGCCCTGGCCGGCACCGCCACCTATGCCACCGTGCAGGTCAAGCCGATGCTGATGATAGATAAACCTCAGGGCGCGTTCGTGGACATCACCGTGCATCCCCAACCTGTGCGCACCATTCCCATGCACTTCGCCATCCTGCGTCAGGCTGGCGAGCTAGACTTCCGCGACGTTTTCGGCGAGGACCACGGCCACCTCTTCGCCATGGGCTACCCGTTGACCATGGACATCCCGGTTTGCCTGGATCTACGCCGGCTCATGGAACGCTCTAATGGCGTCTTCGGCCAATCGGGCACGGGGAAGTCATTCCTAGTGCGGCTGCTGTTATGTGGCATCATTGACCGCCAGGTAGGGGTTAACCTGGTCTTCGACATGCATGATGAGTACGCCTTCGGCAAGCAATCTGAGGAAGGCGTGTGGGTCAGGGGACTAAAGGAGCTGTTCGGCAGCCGCGTCCTAGTTTACTCGCTGGACGAGCGAGCGGCCCGCCGCCAGGGCCACCGGGCTGATGTCATCCTCAAGATTGGCCTCAACCAGATCGAGCCGGAGGATATTCTGCTCCTGGCTGAAGCGCTTAACCTACGCGGCACAGCGGAAGCCACAATCGGGCTGTTGCAGGACCACTATGGCGATCGCTGGTTTCCTGCGCTCCTAGACATGTCGTCCGAAGAGCTAAACGCCTTCTGCGAGGAGAGCGGCGCTCACCCAGCCTCTCTAGCCAGCTTGCAGCGGCAGCTCAAGCTGATCGGCCGGCGGCCCTATATCGTGCCTGAGGCCCAGTTCGCCTACATAGACGACATGGTGGCCGCGCTTGACCACAAGCGGCATGTGATCCTGCACTTCGGCGCTAATCGCACCACGCTTGACCACATCCTAGTCGCCAACATCGTTACCCGGCGCGTCCGCCACCTGTACCAACAAAAGGTAGAACGCTATGAGGAAACGCGCAACGCCGCCGATCGACCCCAGCCGCTCATGATCACGTTAGAGGAGGCCCACCTGTTTTTGAACCCGTCGGTAGCCCGTCAGACCATCTTCGGCACCATCGCTCGCGAGCTGCGCAAGTACTATGTCACACTGATGGTTGTGGACCAGCGGCCTTCAGGTATTGACCCAGAGGTGCTGTCGCAGCTTGGGACGCGCATCACCGGTAAAATGACCGAGGAGCGAGACATCGAGGCTGTGCTTACAGGCGTGGCCAATCGGTCTGTGTTACGCAGCGCGCTGGAAAGCTTAGACACCCGCCAGCAGATCCTGATGATGGGGCATGCCGTGCCTATGCCCATCGTCCTGCGCACCCGCCGTTACGACGATGCATTTTATCGCTCGCTGAGATCGGTCGCGGAGCCGGGACCGGAGCCAGTGGATGAGCTGGAACGTATGGCGCTCGCCCGTGCCCGCGTCCAACAGGATATCAGTGACCTGTTCGGAGACTAG
- a CDS encoding GNAT family N-acetyltransferase — protein MEIRSLRPDELESWFDHCALAFEGQENRQYFVNHWQNDPWRSLETIFVALDGGCIVSTVRIFLRKIYLRGEMVLAGCLGEVCTHPAYRGRGLATRLIEHSVTWMHDHDIVISALSTGEIGSFYTRLGWQSVPVFWGAAHIQAGSDHRFDFRLLDLDSEEDLVIASRLHAAFGRRCNGVFVRDHPDYWRRWVREEAGTLWLATQGGEPLAYMAVREHWGRMAVMEYGCLPDSRGLAEALLRHAIAQLGLPSAAVWMPIAVAPELSFCSQRAENSIHYRAIRVDRLPGRGAIPLPELLSSQRPDLEMGLPSHHVMWETDEY, from the coding sequence TTGGAGATCCGCTCCCTTCGCCCTGATGAGCTCGAATCCTGGTTCGACCATTGCGCGCTAGCCTTCGAGGGACAGGAAAACCGCCAGTATTTCGTCAACCACTGGCAGAATGACCCTTGGCGCAGCCTGGAGACGATCTTCGTTGCCCTTGACGGCGGCTGCATCGTGAGCACAGTGCGCATCTTCCTGCGCAAAATCTACCTGCGCGGCGAGATGGTACTGGCCGGCTGTTTAGGGGAGGTGTGCACCCATCCGGCCTATCGCGGGCGCGGCTTAGCCACCCGCCTGATCGAGCACAGCGTCACCTGGATGCACGACCATGATATCGTCATCTCCGCGCTCAGCACCGGCGAGATCGGGTCCTTCTACACTCGGTTGGGATGGCAAAGCGTGCCCGTCTTCTGGGGAGCGGCCCACATTCAGGCCGGCTCCGATCACCGCTTTGACTTCCGCCTGCTGGATTTGGACAGCGAGGAGGATCTGGTTATCGCCTCTCGGTTGCACGCCGCCTTTGGCCGGCGGTGCAATGGCGTCTTCGTGCGCGATCACCCGGACTATTGGCGCCGATGGGTGCGCGAGGAGGCCGGCACGCTGTGGCTGGCCACGCAAGGGGGCGAGCCCCTGGCTTACATGGCCGTTCGCGAGCACTGGGGCCGAATGGCAGTTATGGAGTACGGCTGCTTGCCGGATAGCCGTGGGCTTGCTGAAGCGTTGCTGCGGCATGCTATCGCCCAGCTCGGCCTGCCATCGGCAGCCGTTTGGATGCCCATCGCAGTCGCGCCTGAGCTCTCGTTCTGTAGCCAGCGCGCCGAAAACAGCATCCACTATCGGGCTATCCGCGTTGATCGGCTGCCCGGGCGAGGTGCTATTCCATTGCCTGAGCTACTGAGTTCGCAGCGGCCTGACCTGGAGATGGGCCTTCCGTCACACCACGTCATGTGGGAGACGGATGAGTACTGA
- the ssb gene encoding single-stranded DNA-binding protein, whose product MPALNRVQLIGRLGRDPEVRVTPNERKVTQFSIAVNRFWTDEDGERREATDWFTIEAWGKLGEICEQYLSKGRLIYVEGRLQNDRWEDEKGEARSRIRIIAQEMQMLDRPGEASEVEAAV is encoded by the coding sequence ATGCCCGCTCTGAACAGGGTTCAGCTCATCGGCCGGCTGGGACGTGATCCGGAGGTGCGCGTAACGCCCAACGAGCGCAAAGTGACTCAGTTCAGCATCGCCGTGAACCGATTTTGGACCGATGAGGACGGCGAACGGCGCGAGGCCACGGACTGGTTCACCATCGAAGCCTGGGGCAAACTGGGCGAGATCTGCGAGCAGTACCTGAGCAAAGGCCGGCTGATCTACGTGGAAGGCCGGCTTCAGAACGATCGGTGGGAGGATGAGAAAGGGGAGGCTCGCTCTCGTATACGGATCATCGCTCAGGAGATGCAGATGCTCGATCGTCCCGGTGAGGCCTCAGAGGTCGAAGCGGCGGTCTGA
- a CDS encoding amidohydrolase family protein: MARIRLPGLIDVHVHLREPGLTHKEDFFSGTCAALAGGIVAVLDMPNTSPPTTTPEALLAKARLAAAKAVSDVGLFMGATNGADESYTACASWAPGLKVYVNETFGSLRVESLPALMRIFARWPGPGPIAVHAEGMALAACLALARLYERPLHVCHVAQAADIELIARAKAQGSPITCEVTPHHLFLTEEDLPRLGPLGDMRPRLGTSDDREALWRHLDIIDCFATDHAPHTLAEKQSEHPPPGVPGLETMVPLLLTAVHEGRLTLDQVVARLHYNPARIFRIPIASETWTEVDLDARYTIGDRPLWTRCGWTPFAGMPVRGRVTQVSLRGQIVFDGERVLAQPGIGQVLFGAAQAELDGRGE, from the coding sequence GTGGCTCGCATTCGTCTGCCAGGGTTGATTGATGTACATGTCCATCTGAGAGAGCCAGGGCTCACACACAAGGAGGATTTCTTCAGTGGCACGTGTGCTGCCCTTGCTGGTGGCATTGTAGCCGTTCTGGATATGCCTAACACCTCCCCGCCCACTACCACGCCAGAGGCTTTGCTAGCTAAGGCCCGACTCGCCGCCGCAAAAGCGGTCAGCGACGTCGGGCTTTTTATGGGCGCCACCAATGGCGCCGACGAGTCCTATACCGCTTGTGCTTCCTGGGCTCCTGGCCTGAAGGTGTATGTCAATGAGACCTTTGGCTCGCTGCGCGTGGAATCATTGCCTGCGCTCATGCGCATTTTTGCCCGATGGCCTGGCCCCGGCCCCATCGCCGTCCACGCTGAAGGGATGGCTCTGGCCGCCTGCCTAGCCTTGGCTCGCCTTTATGAGCGGCCTCTGCATGTCTGTCATGTGGCCCAGGCAGCCGATATCGAGTTGATTGCGCGGGCGAAGGCGCAAGGAAGCCCCATCACATGTGAAGTAACACCGCATCATCTGTTCCTCACCGAGGAGGATCTGCCGCGTCTGGGTCCCCTGGGCGATATGCGCCCGCGTCTAGGCACATCCGACGACCGCGAGGCGCTGTGGCGACACTTGGATATCATTGATTGTTTCGCCACTGACCACGCGCCGCATACCCTGGCGGAGAAGCAGAGCGAGCATCCACCACCTGGAGTGCCCGGCCTGGAGACCATGGTGCCATTGCTGCTCACGGCTGTGCACGAGGGCCGGCTGACTTTGGATCAAGTCGTAGCGCGGCTCCATTATAATCCAGCGCGCATCTTTCGGATCCCGATCGCCTCGGAGACCTGGACCGAGGTGGATCTGGATGCTCGTTATACGATCGGTGACCGACCGCTTTGGACGCGCTGTGGCTGGACCCCTTTTGCCGGTATGCCAGTGAGGGGCCGGGTGACCCAAGTGAGCTTGCGGGGGCAGATCGTCTTCGACGGCGAGCGAGTGCTGGCCCAGCCGGGGATCGGGCAAGTGTTATTTGGAGCTGCTCAAGCAGAGTTAGACGGGAGAGGAGAGTGA
- the pyrB gene encoding aspartate carbamoyltransferase has translation MSTYTQESPVQALHQGVSSPNYAVPKAHPADFTDNGFYGRDILSVRQFNRENLRYIFRVAEEMRAMVERFGSADLLQGKILANLFYEPSTRTSSSFNAAMQRLGGRVISINEVVYSSVSKGESLPDTVRTLEAYADVIVLRHPEVGAAAIAAHYARKPVINAGDGVGEHPTQALLDLFTIQEELGQIDGLKVAMVGDLKYGRTVHSLTRLLCLYDVDLYFVSPDILTMPPEILEEVRQAGLDYTETRDIHDVIREVDVLYVTRVQKERFTDLSQYEAVKNCYIVDPELMKLAKERMIVMHPLPRVGEISYAVDDDPRAAYFRQVVNGMYIRMALLAAVLGKA, from the coding sequence ATGAGCACGTACACTCAGGAATCGCCTGTGCAAGCGCTCCATCAGGGCGTCTCCAGTCCAAATTACGCAGTGCCTAAAGCGCATCCTGCGGACTTCACGGATAATGGCTTTTATGGACGAGATATCCTTTCCGTGCGACAATTCAACCGCGAGAACCTAAGGTATATCTTCCGCGTGGCCGAGGAAATGCGTGCCATGGTTGAGCGCTTTGGCTCGGCGGACTTGCTGCAGGGGAAAATCCTCGCCAATCTGTTCTACGAACCCAGTACTCGCACCTCGTCCTCATTTAACGCAGCCATGCAACGGCTAGGAGGGCGCGTCATCTCCATTAACGAGGTAGTCTACTCCTCGGTCAGCAAAGGAGAGTCGCTGCCCGATACGGTCCGCACCCTGGAGGCGTATGCCGATGTCATCGTCTTGCGCCATCCAGAGGTGGGCGCGGCGGCCATCGCCGCGCATTATGCCCGTAAGCCGGTTATCAACGCTGGCGACGGCGTGGGCGAACACCCCACTCAGGCACTACTTGACCTGTTCACAATCCAGGAGGAGCTAGGACAGATTGATGGGTTAAAGGTGGCTATGGTCGGTGACCTGAAGTATGGTCGCACTGTCCACTCGCTCACACGCTTGCTCTGTTTGTACGATGTGGACTTGTATTTCGTCTCGCCAGATATCCTGACCATGCCACCTGAGATCCTAGAGGAAGTACGGCAGGCTGGGCTTGATTATACGGAGACACGCGATATCCATGATGTGATCCGTGAGGTAGATGTGTTGTACGTCACTCGTGTACAGAAAGAGCGGTTTACAGACCTATCACAATATGAGGCGGTCAAGAATTGCTATATCGTGGACCCTGAGCTGATGAAACTGGCCAAGGAGCGGATGATTGTCATGCACCCCTTGCCACGCGTGGGCGAGATCAGCTACGCCGTGGATGATGATCCGCGCGCGGCTTACTTCCGGCAGGTGGTCAATGGCATGTATATTCGCATGGCCCTGTTGGCGGCTGTTTTGGGGAAAGCGTAA
- a CDS encoding ATP-dependent 6-phosphofructokinase, with protein sequence MYKKTIGLLTGGGDVPGLNPCMKAVVLSALENGYRVLGIRRGWAGLLHYNLDEPSTHDYYVRELHRNDVRTIDRTGGTFLHTSRTNPQNVTLKAAPDFLKNSSWGKPVDDKGTKDYTDYVLKVIEHLGIDVLVTIGGDDTLSYTVRLHKEGVPTVAIPKTMDNDVFGTDYCIGFSTAVTRSVEFITNMRTSVGSHERIGVIELFGRNSGETSLISAYLAYVDRAIISEVPFNIYKLCDLLMEDKRNNPSNYAIMTISEGAMMEGGTVVESGEADAYGHRKLGGIGQIVAEEIKRITGQNIMYQQLGYLMRSGAPDSLDRMVAMSFGNLAVQLILKGETGKMVALQGGKYTTVPIEYTMTGKKRVDVENLYDVEQYRPRVRNILGMPMFLY encoded by the coding sequence ATGTACAAGAAGACGATTGGTCTCCTCACTGGTGGAGGCGATGTTCCTGGCCTCAACCCTTGTATGAAGGCGGTGGTGTTGAGCGCGCTGGAGAATGGTTATCGTGTGCTAGGTATCCGGCGCGGCTGGGCTGGGCTCCTGCACTACAATTTGGACGAGCCGTCCACGCATGACTACTACGTGCGTGAGCTCCACCGCAACGACGTGCGCACCATTGACCGCACTGGCGGTACGTTTCTGCACACTTCTCGCACTAACCCGCAGAACGTGACGCTCAAGGCGGCTCCTGACTTCCTAAAGAACTCCTCGTGGGGGAAGCCAGTGGATGACAAGGGGACGAAGGATTACACTGACTATGTCCTAAAGGTCATCGAGCACCTGGGAATTGACGTGCTGGTGACCATCGGCGGCGATGACACCTTGAGCTATACGGTCCGTCTCCACAAAGAGGGCGTGCCCACCGTCGCTATCCCTAAGACCATGGATAATGACGTCTTCGGTACCGACTACTGCATCGGCTTCTCCACCGCAGTCACGCGCAGTGTCGAATTCATCACCAACATGCGCACGTCTGTGGGCTCCCATGAGCGCATCGGCGTGATCGAGCTCTTCGGCCGTAACTCCGGTGAGACCAGCCTGATCAGTGCCTATTTGGCCTACGTGGACCGCGCGATCATCTCCGAGGTGCCATTCAATATCTACAAATTGTGCGATCTGCTCATGGAAGACAAGCGCAACAATCCTTCCAATTACGCCATTATGACCATTTCTGAGGGCGCAATGATGGAGGGAGGCACCGTCGTGGAGAGCGGCGAGGCCGACGCGTACGGACATCGTAAGTTGGGCGGTATTGGCCAAATCGTGGCTGAGGAGATCAAGCGTATTACCGGCCAGAACATCATGTACCAGCAGCTCGGCTATCTGATGCGATCGGGCGCGCCGGACTCGTTAGATCGCATGGTGGCCATGTCCTTCGGTAACCTGGCCGTACAGCTCATCCTCAAAGGTGAAACGGGCAAGATGGTGGCGCTCCAGGGAGGCAAATATACTACCGTCCCCATCGAGTACACCATGACGGGTAAGAAACGGGTAGATGTGGAGAACCTATATGATGTAGAGCAGTATCGCCCTAGGGTCCGCAACATCCTAGGTATGCCGATGTTCCTGTACTAG